The following coding sequences lie in one Apium graveolens cultivar Ventura chromosome 1, ASM990537v1, whole genome shotgun sequence genomic window:
- the LOC141719136 gene encoding uncharacterized protein LOC141719136 isoform X2, with product MPLEKQVDIACEKVKTMSELRKGYSIVGFSQGNMVGRGVIEFCDGAPPVKNFISLAGPHVGEASVPFCRTDVLCKLVDSLIKSAIYSKFLQNHLAPAGYIKIPTDIDDYMDACKFLPKLNNEIAGHRNSTYKHRFASLHNLVLIMFEQDIILIPRETALFGYYKDGSWSTILPAQKTKLYLEDWIGLRTLDEAGKVKFITLSGRHLEISSSDMKKYVLPYLKDNETTATLETTDTSRVQSSFLIWSSIKKAIGVSRKFFLDMEFY from the exons ATGCCTCTTGAAAAACAG GTTGACATTGCCTGCGAGAAG GTGAAGACAATGAGTGAACTCCGCAAGGGTTACAGTATTGTTGGATTTTCCCAG GGTAACATGGTTGGGCGAGGGGTCATTGAGTTCTGCGACGGAGCACCTCCT gtaaagaatttcatatcattgGCAGGTCCTCATGTCGGTGAAGCATCTGTTCCATTTTGTCGG ACTGATGTATTATGCAAACTTGTGGACAGTTTAATCAAATCGGCAATTTATAGCAAATTCCTACAG AATCACTTGGCACCAGCCGGATATATTAAAATTCCAACT GACATTGATGATTATATGGATGCATGCAAGTTTCTTCCGAAGCTTAACAATGAAATTGCTGGCCACAGAAACTCGACTTATAAGCACCGGTTTGCAAGCTTGCATAATTTGGTGCTTATCATG TTTGAGCAAGATATAATTTTGATACCAAGAGAAACAGCTTTGTTTGGTTATTACAAAGATGGATCCTGGAGCACAATATTGCCCGCACAGAAG ACAAAGCTCTATCTTGAAGACTGGATCGGTTTGAGGACACTAGATGAAGCTGGAAAGGTAAAATTTATAACACTATCCGGAAGGCATCTTGAAATTTCTTCGAGTGATATGAAGAAATATGTGCTGCCTTACTTAAAGGACAACGAAACAACTGCAACTTTGGAAACAACAGACACTTCTCGAGTGCAATCTTCTTTCTTGATCTGGAGTTCTATTAAGAAAGCCATTGGTGTTTCTCGGAAATTCTTTCTTGATATGGAGTTCTATTAA
- the LOC141719136 gene encoding uncharacterized protein LOC141719136 isoform X1, with amino-acid sequence MLMRCMIFSLMVATTGALPFVVFHGMHESCLSEGVKNFTTSLSKWSGNRGHCIEIGNGKWDSWFMPLEKQVDIACEKVKTMSELRKGYSIVGFSQGNMVGRGVIEFCDGAPPVKNFISLAGPHVGEASVPFCRTDVLCKLVDSLIKSAIYSKFLQNHLAPAGYIKIPTDIDDYMDACKFLPKLNNEIAGHRNSTYKHRFASLHNLVLIMFEQDIILIPRETALFGYYKDGSWSTILPAQKTKLYLEDWIGLRTLDEAGKVKFITLSGRHLEISSSDMKKYVLPYLKDNETTATLETTDTSRVQSSFLIWSSIKKAIGVSRKFFLDMEFY; translated from the exons ATGCTTATGAGATGCATGATCTTTAGTCTTATGGTAGCAACTACAGGTGCTCTACCTTTTGTGGTCTTTCATG GAATGCACGAAAGTTGTTTAAGCGAGGGAGTTAAGAATTTTACTACAAGTTTAAGCAAGTGGTCTGGGAATAGAGGACACTGTAT TGAAATTGGAAATGGAAAATGGGATTCGTGGTTTATGCCTCTTGAAAAACAG GTTGACATTGCCTGCGAGAAG GTGAAGACAATGAGTGAACTCCGCAAGGGTTACAGTATTGTTGGATTTTCCCAG GGTAACATGGTTGGGCGAGGGGTCATTGAGTTCTGCGACGGAGCACCTCCT gtaaagaatttcatatcattgGCAGGTCCTCATGTCGGTGAAGCATCTGTTCCATTTTGTCGG ACTGATGTATTATGCAAACTTGTGGACAGTTTAATCAAATCGGCAATTTATAGCAAATTCCTACAG AATCACTTGGCACCAGCCGGATATATTAAAATTCCAACT GACATTGATGATTATATGGATGCATGCAAGTTTCTTCCGAAGCTTAACAATGAAATTGCTGGCCACAGAAACTCGACTTATAAGCACCGGTTTGCAAGCTTGCATAATTTGGTGCTTATCATG TTTGAGCAAGATATAATTTTGATACCAAGAGAAACAGCTTTGTTTGGTTATTACAAAGATGGATCCTGGAGCACAATATTGCCCGCACAGAAG ACAAAGCTCTATCTTGAAGACTGGATCGGTTTGAGGACACTAGATGAAGCTGGAAAGGTAAAATTTATAACACTATCCGGAAGGCATCTTGAAATTTCTTCGAGTGATATGAAGAAATATGTGCTGCCTTACTTAAAGGACAACGAAACAACTGCAACTTTGGAAACAACAGACACTTCTCGAGTGCAATCTTCTTTCTTGATCTGGAGTTCTATTAAGAAAGCCATTGGTGTTTCTCGGAAATTCTTTCTTGATATGGAGTTCTATTAA